The Camelina sativa cultivar DH55 chromosome 18, Cs, whole genome shotgun sequence DNA window TTCTCAGACTTGTCTTCAGCATTACATTAACGACGAGGCGATGCTAATTTCTTTTGTATATCATTTACAGGTTCTTAAGTCCTATTTCAGCTGTTCCCCTGGTGGGTCTCGTTGGTTTTGGGCTGTATGAGTTTGGTTTCCCGGGGGTAAGTCTACTCTAAATACactgaaacacaaaacagttTTAATGAGCCAGACCAGAAACTCTTAATTTCTTCGGTTGTTAATATCCCTTTTTACATTTCAGGTTGCTAAATGCATAGAGATTGGACTGCCTGAGCTTCTTATTCTAGTATTCGTTTCACAGGTAACTCACTAACAGATTAAACCTGTCTAACTCCCAAAATCAAAAGCTATAATTATTACGGTTACCTGATTTCATGTGTTCATGTTTCCTGTTGCAGTACCTGCCTCATGTGATCAAATCAGGGAAAAATGTGTTTGACCGATTTGCTGTGATATTCGCGGTGGTGATTGTGTGGATCTATGCTCATCTTCTTACAGTTGGTGGGGCTTACAATGGTGCTGCACCAACTACACAAACAAGTTGCAGGACAGATCGTGCTGGAATCATAGGTGCTGCCCCATGGTAAGTGATTACTAATGACATTTCCACTAGAATTTTGCAGTTTAAGCAGAACAAAAGAGCATCAAGAAATAGAGTATCAAAAGATAAATGTGATTCATAATTGTGATCTCATTGGATTCgttgatttttaaaactcaGGATAAGAGTTCCATGGCCTTTCCAGTGGGGTGCCCCGTCGTTTGATGCTGGAGAAGCTTTTGCAATGATGATGGCTTCTTTTGTTGCTCTAGTTGAGGTCTGTGATTATCTTCTTCATGTTTTAATCTTTCGAAATACAATGATTGTGCTCTGTTATTCTGTTCAttcattcttgtttcttgtttcttctgtgtCTGGCTGAACTTTAAAGTCAACCGGTGCTTTTGTCTCTGTCTCGAGATACGCAAGTGCAACGATGTTACCACCATCTATTCTCAGCCGCGGTGTTGGCTGGCAGGTAACTCAGCTACATTTTGAAGTTATGATGTTGCTGAATCTATGTTGATCGAATTCTGAAGTGTTTATGCTATGTTTTGTGGAACAGGGAGTTGCGATTCTAATATCAGGGTTGTTTGGTACTGGAGCTGGTTCCTCTGTCTCTGTGTAAGCATCTCAGAGATGATAAATGATCTGATATTATTAATTTCTCTAGATATTTTGGTATGAAAGTTGGTTTTCTCCCTCTTTCCTGCAGAGAAAATGCGGGGTTATTGGCCTTGACTCGAGTTGGCAGTCGAAGGGTTGTCCAGATAGCTGCAGGCTTCATGATATTCTTCTCTATTCTTGGTTAGCTGCAAATCTATATCAACAAATGAAAGAACAATCTTTTGCTTGAAATCTATTCTGTACTGATGATCCATCATATGCTAATGCAGGAAAATTTGGAGCTGTGTTTGCTTCAATTCCCGCACCCATCATTGCTGCTTTATACTGTCTCTTCTTTGCGTACGTGGGAGCTGGAGGTTTGAGTTTCCTTCAGTTCTGCAACTTAAACAGCTTCAGGACCAAGTTCATCTTAGGCTTCTCTGTCTTCCTTGGCTTGTCCATCCCTCAATATTTCAATGAGTACACCGCAATCAAAGGATATGGTCCAGTCCACACTGGGGCTCGTTGGGTATGTAGTAACCAATTCACTGTTCTCTTTCCATTGAAATTGGTTTTTGGTAGAATAATCCACAAATGCCTAAAACTCCACCCATCTTTTGATCCAATAGCAAAGAATTGAGTTTAGCTTGGCCTGAGCTAATGAAACTCTTATTCTCTTTACATATTTGGCAGTTCAACGATATGGTGAATGTTCCGTTCTCCTCAGAGCCTTTTGTTGCTGGAAGCGTCGCCTTCTTCTTGGACAACACATTGCACAAGAAAGACTCTTCGATAAGGAAAGACCGAGGAAAGCACTGGTGGGACAAGTTTAGATCTTTCAAAGGTGACACAAGAAGTGAAGAGTTCTACTCTCTTCCTTTTAATCTCAACAAGTATTTCCCATCTGTCTGAAaggggaagaagagaagagcaaaGATATAACTGGAAACAAAAGTGGTGAAAACTCAAGAGTTTCACCATTTTTGCCTTGAGTTTTTAAGCCTCTGTGTCTCGGTTCTTTTTACAACTTTGGAAACTTTAAATATCTCTCACATTTCTAGTCTTATTTACAAgaatgatgatgaatcttaAGAGCATTGTTGTTTACTCTCTCTCTAATTGTCTTTGTAAATCCGAGGGAACACTACTTTGtgattttgattagtttctAAACAAATTTTTAGCTGAATTTTGCTAAACGTCTTGATTTTAAAGTTTAACTAAGataattgattgattatgtcgaaactttaaataaaatttggtgaATAATTTATGAGCACAAGATTAAGATAATAGGGCGACCTTTCACTCTTGCGTGAGGTGCTTGTTCtctgttaaataaaatatagaggCATTAAGGCAACTTTTGTATGTTATCTTAATTAGTGGACAAGCAAAAGGTTAAGATTACTTTGTTTTGTAAGGCTGATCGATTAACAcagtaattaattagaaatgtTCAATAATTAAAGTTTAATACGACACAGGCTTTCAGGAGATCGAGATAAAGTGTACAGTAAGCATGTGAATAGGGTTGATTGCACGAGGGGAATATTATTACTTCATTTTTGGTTGTCATTTTCGTTATTTTAATTTCCACAAAAAGATCATCATtgcctttaaaaaaaaagatttataaaaagtttgttttttttagttgacaaaacaaaattgtttatttttgttgttccGCAaactatttatctttttttcgtATTGAATTCGCATTTCTGAATTATATAACTATTATTACTAATTTAAGTAGTAgatttaattatcttttattaaaCGCCATGTCTACtgtgaatattattatatacacttatctaaattcaatatttttttatggcagcaattcaaatgttttttttttattgaaaattgaGTTGTAGTAATCGAAAAAAAACCTTAACTTATGTGGTTAAAACGTTTAAAACAATTGTATAGATAAGAATCTTAGAATAATTtggttataaattataaacagcagccaaatttgttttctacaaCGTTAGTTGtagaaattattttaacaaaattaaaactaggataaaaaaacagaatataataaagaaggaaattaaaatttggtgaAAGTATTTTCTAAAATAGTGGTCCAGTAGTAGTTActagttgatatatatatatatactctttaacTTTTGAGATGCATGTAGTAGAGTGATTATCTTACAAAAGTTAGTGATTAACTTCTTCTGTTCTGACTTGTGAATTAGTAATTTACTCTGCATAGGTTGAACTGAGCTAAGCTAAGTGATATTACTATTACTAGCAAACTAGCATATACAAGAATTAAAATGGTTAATAGATTCGTAGTATCAAAGGCTTTACAGATTTAATTAAAAAGCTTACTTGGAATCTACTTTTTCTTGAAAGATTCCAGCCAAGCAAAACACTTGGGGGGCTCTGTACGGACAGTCCAAGACATAATAATCAATTGAGCAATTAATTACGATCATATTATTCTATACCTCTCTACTTAGAGACTCTTTCTAATAATAACTAGAATTTGAACCCGCGCACGtgcgggattttaatttaaaatattttttatcaatataaatttttgagctcaaatatatttattgaaatttttgagtataaatctatataaacactaaacttattttactaattaacATACCcccatatatattattgaagatattgtttatttgttatatttatttgcgagggattttagtttaaattttttaggaataaaaatcattgaatataaatataattagtcatttaaagtttaaaagataaatccaaataaaagNNNNNNNNNNNNGGGGGGGGGGGGGCTCTGTACGGACAGTCCAAAACATAATAATCAATTGAGCAATTACGATCATTATTCTATACCTCTCTATTTAGAGACTCTTTCTAATAATAATACTCTCCCATCTAAGTGTTGATCGAATATTAGAGATACTCAACTACATAATTATTACCACCTCATTCGTACTactttttttatatcattaaaattgaaaataataaataattgatgACAAAATGGATGAATAATACAGTATGAAATAAAAGGGTGAGTATTATTGTATAAAGGGAATAACGTAAGAAGAAGCTATTCTCAATCAGTACAGACGACCCCTCCCTCTACCTAGCTACGCTTACTCCCTCACTCTTCTCTCTCCTACTTTTCTCCgccgtgagagagagagagagagagagaaatggggAACTGTCAAGCGGCGGAGGCGGCAACGACGGTGATACAACGACCAGACGGTAAATCGGTGAGATTTTACTGTACAGTAAACGCTAGCGAAGTGCTTAAGTCTCATCCCGGTCACCATGTAGCTCTCCTTCTTTCCTCCGCCGTACCTCACGGCGGTTCTCTCCGCGTCACTCGTATCAAACTTCTACGTCCTTCCGATAATCTTTTGCTCGGCCATGTCTATAGGCTCATCTCTTCGGAAGGTATTAAATATATCACTCAGTCTCTCTTGCATAAATCACACATAAAATGTATTTTAGTTTTGAAGTCAGGaacaagaaacgaaaaaaaaaaacctaacgtAACTCTTAGGGCTTTGTTCAGTTTGTTTCTTCTGCTCCACGTTCAATTACAATCATCACTGATGAAGTGTATAAAATTGTTAGGATTACTTTCTTCAATTATAAAGTAagttttttcttgattaatagAGGTGATGAAAGGATTAAGAGCCAAGAAATctgaaaagatgaagaagatccaTGGAGAGTTTTCTGTAGCAGAAGAGGAGATTAACCCACTAACCCTAAGATCTGAATCTGCTTCTGACAAAGACACTCAggtattatttattatatattacctAACCACAATTGCTCTGTAtcagatttgagttttaattctctgattgaaacaaTTAAGTGTTAACAAAGAATAACAGAGTTAGAGGTTTTTGATAAACAGAGAAGGATACATGAAAAGCAGAGAGGGGTGAACACAGGAGGAGCTACCAATAAAGTTAGAGCTTGGCAGCCTTCTCTTCAAAGCATATCAGAATCTACAAGCTAAACacttcaatttaatttttatttgttttttctatcctttttcttttacttttgacttttttttgttatcattttgatttctctttgtaTTGATGTTTTTCCcaatcaaattgtaaagaaaaaaaaacaccatttgattgtggtagaagaagctttcttttttgttttaacttaataaaaactgaagaaaaagatCCAAaggatttaatttttcttcattttctagattttctttcacattttttttactaattattatatCATTTATCGAGTTTCCAATTTTTACGTATTAAAATATGTGACTAATGTCAaatttgttgaccaaaaaacatttatttcatTAACTAAAACTAAATATTCAACACCTAATGCATCAATCATTacttaataaccaaaaaacttattataaaaAGAACGATACAacctaaacaaaataattatagtttttattcGTTTGCTTGATGCGAAAATTTGTTTattgcacaaaaaaaatctttgtaatgagaaaacaaaatcatttacaCAGCTTTTTTTAACTCACAATATTGACAACAAGCTTGCAAAATTGCATATAATCATCTCAAAATAAAAGTCTTCATCAAAGATCTTTTGAGAATACCAAAAAGGTAAATCTGTATGTACATCTTATTTTCCATATTAACCCCTTGTATACGGCATCGTTTACATCGCACGTGCGCACTCACCGACTTACAAAAGATTCCACACGAATAAGTAGGGGTATTAAAGTCATTTCAGCATCGAGCGAAATTGTCTGAGCGGAGAAGAGGAGTTTCCGTTATCCCTTTAtatcatctcttctctttgatttttttattaaattaaaacattaaaagagaaaataaaataaaataatataaaaatcttCACGTTTCTTCTCTCCCTATCTCTCCCTCTCGAGTCTCTCAAGCGACCAAAtctgaatttagggtttttgagaaTCTTCATCTTCGATTTCGAATTCTTCCAATTCTTTTTAATAACCCTTTACCACTGTTGTAATCTTTACTCCGTCACAGGAATCAATCAACGAATCATGATTTCAGATTCGATCACCAACGCTTCTGCTACTGCGGCTCCTCCTAGCACCTCGAGAGAttgtggaaagaagaagagggtaaCGTTATCTCTTCCACATCTCTTTCGTCGTTTCTCCTTAAATCTCATCCCTTTCTCTCCAATTTgattcaaagttttgattttttttttatttggcatTGTGTTTTTGCAGAACAATAAGTCTGCTAAGATAAAGCAGAACAAGCTTGGTCTCCGTCGTGAGCAATGGCTTTCTCAAGGtatgttttaattgttgtgtgtttttgcCTTCTTTCTATTGGTTTGGTTAGATTTGGTGTATGTATTGATTCTGTGTGTTTGATTTTACTATTGTTAGTTGCGGTGAGCAATAAGGGAGGAGGTAAAGAGGAGAGTAGTGTTAATCGCAGTGGGAAGCCTGATCGGAGAAGTAACCAACCACCAGTGGTGGAGAGTTTAGATGGGGTGCGTAGAGAAGAGGATAATACTAACGGTGGGAATACTAATCTTCATCATGAGAGTTTTATGGAGTCACCTTCGAATAGCTCTATGGGAGGTACAGATATAAGTACTAACTACAGTGGGAGGAGTAGCAGGAGTAGTAGTAGCAGCAGTGGCTTTTGCTCCGGTAACATAACAGAAGAGGATAAtgcagaggatgatgatgatgatgatgatgatgggtgTGTGGATGATTGGGAAGCTGTTGCTGATGCATTAGCGGCtgaggaagagaatgagaaagagaatcATCTCCGTGAGTCTGCCAAAGTGCAAGAGAGTCTTGGACAATCATCTTCTAATGTGGGTGATTCGGTTGGTGGTGCATCAGGTGCTGTGTGTGTTGAAGATGTAAAGCAGGATTGCTCGAGAGTGCCATCAAGGAAGCAGAAGAGTAATAGAGCTTGGAGGCCTGATGATGACCTTCGCCCACAGGGGTTACCTAATTTGGCTAAGCAGCTTAGTTTTCCGGAGCTGGACAAGCGTTATAGCTCTGTGGTGATTCCATCTTCATGTCCCATCTGCTACGAAGACTTGGACTTGACGGATTCGAATTTCCTGCCTTGTCCTTGCGGATTCCGGCTCTGTCTGTTCTGCCACAAGACAATTTGCGATGGAGATGGACGTTGTCCAGGGTGCAGGAAACCCTATGAACGGATAGCAGTCAAGGCTGAGACTAGTATTCAAGGTGGTGGTGGCCTAACAATTCGGCTGGCTCGTTCGTCTAGCATGTTTTGCAAGTTTTAAAAGGGAGAGGTGCGGATTTCGCAAACCATGTTCTGTTCGATTGCTCTATTTTTTTGCTTCAGTCTTTTGACTCTCTGGTTCTTTTCTAGCTTAGAAGATGATAATGTGGGTATAGTATTGTCTTTTGGCACTCGAGAACTTGAGCTTTGTTTTCTATGTCATCGATGGTTCTTAAGTCTGAAACACTGTGGTGATGATGTAGAGTGTGATGTGTGAATACATAAAAGGTGGTACAGAAAATTCAAATACATTTTAGATAGTTTCAATAATGATATGCTATGTTCTCTTTCTAATTCCAACTTTACAGTATTAAGGTGTTTGGTATGCATTTATTCCTTCCTTGTCAAACATTATTGAAGGTTGAAGAGTTATTCTGTTGCCATGGTGAATCTTCTTTATAAGTTCCTCATCACCAAAGCTTCTCTTTTAGAGTCACCATTCAGAGAGAGATGTACTCTCATGAGTACATGATCTTTTGGACTTGATTCTTATAGAAAACTTGTGCTTGATTCTTAACAATTTTCAGTAAACCAGCTTACAAATCTCTTGTAAGGAAAAAAACTAAGATTACTCTAATGAATATAATATACTTTTGCTCCTCTCTATACCATTTACATTACTACTATGTGATTGAACTCACTGAAGTCAATCAGCAAAAAAAACCGTAAGGGCTGGAAAATTGTATAGGTCATTGAGCTGGAGAGAATCATCATCAGTCATTAAGCTCTGAGATGCAGACGTGGAATTTGCATCGGAAAGCTCAGATCTTTGTGCGTTTGAGCTGTGATTGAACAGGTGAATCGAAAGAGTAGACATTCTCGGTTTCTAGCTCTCTCTTCTGAGTACTCTTTGTGAAAGATAAATCTTCAACTTTCATTAGAGAATCTCTTAATCTTTTTACATCAGAGAGTTTTACAGGCTTCAGTAAGAAATCTTCAGCCCCTTCTTCAAGACATCTgaatgacaacaaaaaaaaatcacaagaaaGATCAGTTTTAAGTAAACTCCAATCTCAATAAAGTTTGATAGCTTTGGATCaataagttttttgtttttgtagtgtATGTAGCAAACAATCATAAGATGGCCAGGTCATAATTGAGTTGGCCATTGTGCGTACACTAAACatattccttttttaaaaaaaatatattaaatctgGCCTCTAGAGGTTTCCAAATATGCGAAGTGAATAAAAAAGCATGTGAGGTGGCTTTCACAATACCCTACCACAAGATTAGGCAAAGCAAAAgatcatataattattatttattgtataaTACTATATCACATCaccaaaaacagaatcaaatcCCAAAGTAGAGATTTTGCTGGTTAGAAACATCTTTATACACAAAATCATCTTGGGACCCATAAAAGATCACCAAAATCTCAACTTTTGATTAACTATGCAATCACCACCAAGAATGGTTTATTAGAAATCAACTTTTAAAACCATATGAGCATGATCTTTTTACTTTGGGatctaatccttttttttttttattttgtttgtcaaccaagaattccaaacaaaaatattcaccaaataaaataaagtttgacTAATAATAACACCATCATTAAGATCGatcataatataaatatacctACCTATCAATACGAGGCAAAATGTTCTCGGAGGACATAATCACCACCGGTACTTCTCTAAAAGCTGATGATTCCTGTtgaaaatttaccaaaaaaggATTAGATAAGCacataatatttatgaattttaacTCAACTAATTAAATCAGTGGAAATGTTTTGCTtactttgatcttcttcaaGAGTTCATATCCAGTCATACCGGGCATTGAGTAATCCGTCATTATTAAGTTAACCTTCAAatcctgaaaacaaaacaaagcaaaatcacCATTAGGTCATTTGCTTGATAGTTACGGCAAAAGTTTCATATTCTCTTGTAAATAATGATTTACCTCAAATCCCACGGATTTGACCTCAACATCCAATCCAAGGTATTGGAGAGCTCTTGTCGCACTATCGACAACAGTTActgaagaacacaaaaaaacagaggtttTTATTCAGTTAACCTGTCTGAATTTGTAATAGAGTATTATAAATGGA harbors:
- the LOC104762428 gene encoding two-component response regulator ARR6-like, with protein sequence MAEVLLPRKMEMANDPSKFGSPDLLHVLAVDDSHVDRKFIERLLRVSSCKVTVVDSATRALQYLGLDVEVKSVGFEDLKVNLIMTDYSMPGMTGYELLKKIKESSAFREVPVVIMSSENILPRIDRCLEEGAEDFLLKPVKLSDVKRLRDSLMKVEDLSFTKSTQKRELETENVYSFDSPVQSQLKRTKI
- the LOC104762425 gene encoding nucleobase-ascorbate transporter 6, which translates into the protein MAGGGAPAPKADEPQPHPPKDQLPNISYCITSPPPWPEAILLGFQHYLVMLGTTVLIPTALVPQMGGGYEEKAKVIQTILFVAGINTLLQTLFGTRLPAVIGASYTFVPTTISIILSGRFSDTSNPIERFERIMRATQGALIVASTLQMILGFSGLWRNVVRFLSPISAVPLVGLVGFGLYEFGFPGVAKCIEIGLPELLILVFVSQYLPHVIKSGKNVFDRFAVIFAVVIVWIYAHLLTVGGAYNGAAPTTQTSCRTDRAGIIGAAPWIRVPWPFQWGAPSFDAGEAFAMMMASFVALVESTGAFVSVSRYASATMLPPSILSRGVGWQGVAILISGLFGTGAGSSVSVENAGLLALTRVGSRRVVQIAAGFMIFFSILGKFGAVFASIPAPIIAALYCLFFAYVGAGGLSFLQFCNLNSFRTKFILGFSVFLGLSIPQYFNEYTAIKGYGPVHTGARWFNDMVNVPFSSEPFVAGSVAFFLDNTLHKKDSSIRKDRGKHWWDKFRSFKGDTRSEEFYSLPFNLNKYFPSV
- the LOC104762427 gene encoding WD repeat-containing protein 48 homolog; the protein is MISDSITNASATAAPPSTSRDCGKKKRNNKSAKIKQNKLGLRREQWLSQVAVSNKGGGKEESSVNRSGKPDRRSNQPPVVESLDGVRREEDNTNGGNTNLHHESFMESPSNSSMGGTDISTNYSGRSSRSSSSSSGFCSGNITEEDNAEDDDDDDDDGCVDDWEAVADALAAEEENEKENHLRESAKVQESLGQSSSNVGDSVGGASGAVCVEDVKQDCSRVPSRKQKSNRAWRPDDDLRPQGLPNLAKQLSFPELDKRYSSVVIPSSCPICYEDLDLTDSNFLPCPCGFRLCLFCHKTICDGDGRCPGCRKPYERIAVKAETSIQGGGGLTIRLARSSSMFCKF
- the LOC104762426 gene encoding uncharacterized protein LOC104762426, encoding MGNCQAAEAATTVIQRPDGKSVRFYCTVNASEVLKSHPGHHVALLLSSAVPHGGSLRVTRIKLLRPSDNLLLGHVYRLISSEEVMKGLRAKKSEKMKKIHGEFSVAEEEINPLTLRSESASDKDTQRRIHEKQRGVNTGGATNKVRAWQPSLQSISESTS